The Strigops habroptila isolate Jane chromosome 8, bStrHab1.2.pri, whole genome shotgun sequence genome includes a window with the following:
- the FUBP1 gene encoding far upstream element-binding protein 1 isoform X3, producing MADYSTVPPPASGAPGGGGGGGGGVNDAFKDALQRARQIAAKIGGDAGTSMNSNDYGYGGQKRPLEDGDGSWTSPSSTTHWEGMPSPFKDQPDAKKVAPQNDSFGNQLPPMHQQQRSVMTEEYKVPDGMVGFIIGRGGEQISRIQQESGCKIQIAPDSGGLPERSCMLTGTPESVQSAKRLLDQIVEKGRPAPGFHHSDGPGNAVQEIMIPASKAGLVIGKGGETIKQLQERAGVKMVMIQDGPQNTGADKPLRITGDPYKVQQAKEMVLELIRDQGGFREVRNEYGSRIGGNEGIDVPIPRFAVGIVIGRNGEMIKKIQNDAGVRIQFKPDDGTTPDRIAQITGPPDRCQHAAEIITDLLRSVQAGNPGGPGPGGRGRGRGQGNWNMGPPGGLQEFNFIVPTGKTGLIIGKGGETIKSISQQSGARIELQRNPPPNADPNMKMFTIRGTPQQIDYARQLIEEKIGGPVNPLGPPVPHGPHGVVPGPHGPPGPPGPGAPMGPYNPAPYNPGPPGPAPHGPPAPYAPQGWGNAYPHWQPPNPPDPGKPGTDPNSAAWAAYYAHYYQQQAQPPPAAPPGGPATTQTNGQGDQPNPAPAGQVDYTKAWEEYYKKMGQAVPAPAGAPPGGQPDYSAAWAEYYRQQAAYYAQTSPQGMPQHPPAPQCRFDPASIELAL from the exons AGGATGGAG ATGGCTCTTGGACAAGTCCGAGCAGTACAACACACTGGGAGGGAATGCCCTCTCCTTTTAAAG ATCAACCAGATGCTAAGAAAGTTGCTCCTCAGAATGACt CTTTTGGAAATCAGCTACCACCAATGCATCAACAACAAAG GTCTGTGATGACAGAAGAGTACAAAGTTCCAGATGGGATGGTTGGATTCA tAATTGGCAGAGGTGGAGAGCAGATCTCGCGCATACAGCAAGAGTCTGGCTGTAAAATACAGATTGCACCTG ATAGTGGAGGCCTGCCTGAAAGATCATGTATGCTAACTGGAACACCAGAGTCTGTTCA ATCGGCAAAAAGATTACTTGATCAGATAGTTGAAAAGGGAAGACCTGCACCTGGCTTTCATCATAGTGATGGACCTGGAAATGCAGTCCAAGAAATTATGATTCCAGCAAGTAAAGCAGGATTAGTTATTGGGAAAGGTGGAGAGACAATTAAACAATTACag GAGCGGGCGGGTGTCAAAATGGTCATGATTCAAGACGGTCCACAGAACACTGGTGCAGACAAGCCCCTTAGGATAACCGGAGACCCTTATAAAGTTCAA CAAGCCAAGGAAATGGTGCTGGAGTTAATTCGTGATCAAGGTGGCTTTAGAGAGGTGCGCAACGAATATGGGTCAAGAATAGGAGGAAATGAAGGGATAGAC gTTCCAATACCGCGGTTTGCTGTAGGTATTGTAATTGGAAGAAATGGAGAGATGataaaaaagatacagaatgATGCTGGTGTTAGGATCCAGTTCAAGCCAG atgATGGAACAACTCCAGATAGGATAGCCCAAATCACAGGGCCTCCTGACAGATGTCAGCATGCTGCAGAAATTATTACAGATCTCCTTCGAAGTGTTCAG gCTGGTAACCCTGGTGGCCCAGGACCTGGTGGTCGAGGAAGGGGTAGAGGCCAAGGCAACTGGAACATGGGTCCTCCTGGTGGATTACAGGAATTCAATTTTATTGTTCCCACTGGCAAAACTGGATTAATCATTGGCAAAG GTGGTGAAACTATTAAAAGTATAAGCCAGCAGTCTGGTGCTAGAATAGAACTTCAAAGAAATCCTCCACCTAATGCGGATCCAAACATGAAGATGTTTACTATCCGTGGAACACCACAGCAAATAGATTATGCACGACAACTTATAGAAGAAAAGATTGGA GGTCCAGTAAATCCATTGGGTCCACCTGTTCCACATGGACCCCATGGTGTTGTTCCTGGCCCACATGGACCTCCTGGGCCACCAGGTCCTGGTGCTCCCATGGGACCATATAACCCAGCTCCTTACAATCCAGGgcctccaggccctgcacctCA TGGTCCTCCAGCTCCATATGCTCCACAAGGATGGGGAAATGCTTACCCACACTGGCAGCCACCAAACCCACCAGATCCAG GTAAGCCAGGAACAGATCCCAATTCAGCAGCGTGGGCAGCTTATTATGCTCACTACTatcagcagcaagcacagccaCCACCTGCAGCCCCTCCTGGTGGACCAGCTACAACCCAAACTAATGGACAAG GAGATCAGCCAAATCCAGCACCAGCAGGGCAGGTTGACTATACCAAGGCCTGGGAAGAGTACTACAAAAAAATGG GTCAAGCAGTTCCTGCCCCTGCTGGGGCTCCGCCGGGTGGTCAGCCAGATTACAGTGCAGCATGGGCTGAGTACTACAGGCAACAGGCAGCATATTATGCCCAGACAAGTCCACAGGGAATGCCACAACATCCTCCAGCACCACAG TGCAGGTTTGATCCAGCCAGTATAGAACTAGCTCTATAG
- the FUBP1 gene encoding far upstream element-binding protein 1 isoform X6: MADYSTVPPPASGAPGGGGGGGGGVNDAFKDALQRARQIAAKIGGDAGTSMNSNDYGYGGQKRPLEDGDGSWTSPSSTTHWEGMPSPFKDQPDAKKVAPQNDSFGNQLPPMHQQQRSVMTEEYKVPDGMVGFIIGRGGEQISRIQQESGCKIQIAPDSGGLPERSCMLTGTPESVQSAKRLLDQIVEKGRPAPGFHHSDGPGNAVQEIMIPASKAGLVIGKGGETIKQLQERAGVKMVMIQDGPQNTGADKPLRITGDPYKVQQAKEMVLELIRDQGGFREVRNEYGSRIGGNEGIDVPIPRFAVGIVIGRNGEMIKKIQNDAGVRIQFKPDDGTTPDRIAQITGPPDRCQHAAEIITDLLRSVQAGNPGGPGPGGRGRGRGQGNWNMGPPGGLQEFNFIVPTGKTGLIIGKGGETIKSISQQSGARIELQRNPPPNADPNMKMFTIRGTPQQIDYARQLIEEKIGGPVNPLGPPVPHGPHGVVPGPHGPPGPPGPGAPMGPYNPAPYNPGPPGPAPHGPPAPYAPQGWGNAYPHWQPPNPPDPGKPGTDPNSAAWAAYYAHYYQQQAQPPPAAPPGGPATTQTNGQGDQPNPAPAGQVDYTKAWEEYYKKMGQAVPAPAGAPPGGQPDYSAAWAEYYRQQAAYYAQTSPQGMPQHPPAPQGQ; this comes from the exons AGGATGGAG ATGGCTCTTGGACAAGTCCGAGCAGTACAACACACTGGGAGGGAATGCCCTCTCCTTTTAAAG ATCAACCAGATGCTAAGAAAGTTGCTCCTCAGAATGACt CTTTTGGAAATCAGCTACCACCAATGCATCAACAACAAAG GTCTGTGATGACAGAAGAGTACAAAGTTCCAGATGGGATGGTTGGATTCA tAATTGGCAGAGGTGGAGAGCAGATCTCGCGCATACAGCAAGAGTCTGGCTGTAAAATACAGATTGCACCTG ATAGTGGAGGCCTGCCTGAAAGATCATGTATGCTAACTGGAACACCAGAGTCTGTTCA ATCGGCAAAAAGATTACTTGATCAGATAGTTGAAAAGGGAAGACCTGCACCTGGCTTTCATCATAGTGATGGACCTGGAAATGCAGTCCAAGAAATTATGATTCCAGCAAGTAAAGCAGGATTAGTTATTGGGAAAGGTGGAGAGACAATTAAACAATTACag GAGCGGGCGGGTGTCAAAATGGTCATGATTCAAGACGGTCCACAGAACACTGGTGCAGACAAGCCCCTTAGGATAACCGGAGACCCTTATAAAGTTCAA CAAGCCAAGGAAATGGTGCTGGAGTTAATTCGTGATCAAGGTGGCTTTAGAGAGGTGCGCAACGAATATGGGTCAAGAATAGGAGGAAATGAAGGGATAGAC gTTCCAATACCGCGGTTTGCTGTAGGTATTGTAATTGGAAGAAATGGAGAGATGataaaaaagatacagaatgATGCTGGTGTTAGGATCCAGTTCAAGCCAG atgATGGAACAACTCCAGATAGGATAGCCCAAATCACAGGGCCTCCTGACAGATGTCAGCATGCTGCAGAAATTATTACAGATCTCCTTCGAAGTGTTCAG gCTGGTAACCCTGGTGGCCCAGGACCTGGTGGTCGAGGAAGGGGTAGAGGCCAAGGCAACTGGAACATGGGTCCTCCTGGTGGATTACAGGAATTCAATTTTATTGTTCCCACTGGCAAAACTGGATTAATCATTGGCAAAG GTGGTGAAACTATTAAAAGTATAAGCCAGCAGTCTGGTGCTAGAATAGAACTTCAAAGAAATCCTCCACCTAATGCGGATCCAAACATGAAGATGTTTACTATCCGTGGAACACCACAGCAAATAGATTATGCACGACAACTTATAGAAGAAAAGATTGGA GGTCCAGTAAATCCATTGGGTCCACCTGTTCCACATGGACCCCATGGTGTTGTTCCTGGCCCACATGGACCTCCTGGGCCACCAGGTCCTGGTGCTCCCATGGGACCATATAACCCAGCTCCTTACAATCCAGGgcctccaggccctgcacctCA TGGTCCTCCAGCTCCATATGCTCCACAAGGATGGGGAAATGCTTACCCACACTGGCAGCCACCAAACCCACCAGATCCAG GTAAGCCAGGAACAGATCCCAATTCAGCAGCGTGGGCAGCTTATTATGCTCACTACTatcagcagcaagcacagccaCCACCTGCAGCCCCTCCTGGTGGACCAGCTACAACCCAAACTAATGGACAAG GAGATCAGCCAAATCCAGCACCAGCAGGGCAGGTTGACTATACCAAGGCCTGGGAAGAGTACTACAAAAAAATGG GTCAAGCAGTTCCTGCCCCTGCTGGGGCTCCGCCGGGTGGTCAGCCAGATTACAGTGCAGCATGGGCTGAGTACTACAGGCAACAGGCAGCATATTATGCCCAGACAAGTCCACAGGGAATGCCACAACATCCTCCAGCACCACAG GGCCAATAA
- the FUBP1 gene encoding far upstream element-binding protein 1 isoform X9: MADYSTVPPPASGAPGGGGGGGGGVNDAFKDALQRARQIAAKIGGDAGTSMNSNDYGYGGQKRPLEDGDQPDAKKVAPQNDSFGNQLPPMHQQQRSVMTEEYKVPDGMVGFIIGRGGEQISRIQQESGCKIQIAPDSGGLPERSCMLTGTPESVQSAKRLLDQIVEKGRPAPGFHHSDGPGNAVQEIMIPASKAGLVIGKGGETIKQLQERAGVKMVMIQDGPQNTGADKPLRITGDPYKVQQAKEMVLELIRDQGGFREVRNEYGSRIGGNEGIDVPIPRFAVGIVIGRNGEMIKKIQNDAGVRIQFKPDDGTTPDRIAQITGPPDRCQHAAEIITDLLRSVQAGNPGGPGPGGRGRGRGQGNWNMGPPGGLQEFNFIVPTGKTGLIIGKGGETIKSISQQSGARIELQRNPPPNADPNMKMFTIRGTPQQIDYARQLIEEKIGGPVNPLGPPVPHGPHGVVPGPHGPPGPPGPGAPMGPYNPAPYNPGPPGPAPHGPPAPYAPQGWGNAYPHWQPPNPPDPGKPGTDPNSAAWAAYYAHYYQQQAQPPPAAPPGGPATTQTNGQGDQPNPAPAGQVDYTKAWEEYYKKMGQAVPAPAGAPPGGQPDYSAAWAEYYRQQAAYYAQTSPQGMPQHPPAPQCRFDPASIELAL, encoded by the exons AGGATGGAG ATCAACCAGATGCTAAGAAAGTTGCTCCTCAGAATGACt CTTTTGGAAATCAGCTACCACCAATGCATCAACAACAAAG GTCTGTGATGACAGAAGAGTACAAAGTTCCAGATGGGATGGTTGGATTCA tAATTGGCAGAGGTGGAGAGCAGATCTCGCGCATACAGCAAGAGTCTGGCTGTAAAATACAGATTGCACCTG ATAGTGGAGGCCTGCCTGAAAGATCATGTATGCTAACTGGAACACCAGAGTCTGTTCA ATCGGCAAAAAGATTACTTGATCAGATAGTTGAAAAGGGAAGACCTGCACCTGGCTTTCATCATAGTGATGGACCTGGAAATGCAGTCCAAGAAATTATGATTCCAGCAAGTAAAGCAGGATTAGTTATTGGGAAAGGTGGAGAGACAATTAAACAATTACag GAGCGGGCGGGTGTCAAAATGGTCATGATTCAAGACGGTCCACAGAACACTGGTGCAGACAAGCCCCTTAGGATAACCGGAGACCCTTATAAAGTTCAA CAAGCCAAGGAAATGGTGCTGGAGTTAATTCGTGATCAAGGTGGCTTTAGAGAGGTGCGCAACGAATATGGGTCAAGAATAGGAGGAAATGAAGGGATAGAC gTTCCAATACCGCGGTTTGCTGTAGGTATTGTAATTGGAAGAAATGGAGAGATGataaaaaagatacagaatgATGCTGGTGTTAGGATCCAGTTCAAGCCAG atgATGGAACAACTCCAGATAGGATAGCCCAAATCACAGGGCCTCCTGACAGATGTCAGCATGCTGCAGAAATTATTACAGATCTCCTTCGAAGTGTTCAG gCTGGTAACCCTGGTGGCCCAGGACCTGGTGGTCGAGGAAGGGGTAGAGGCCAAGGCAACTGGAACATGGGTCCTCCTGGTGGATTACAGGAATTCAATTTTATTGTTCCCACTGGCAAAACTGGATTAATCATTGGCAAAG GTGGTGAAACTATTAAAAGTATAAGCCAGCAGTCTGGTGCTAGAATAGAACTTCAAAGAAATCCTCCACCTAATGCGGATCCAAACATGAAGATGTTTACTATCCGTGGAACACCACAGCAAATAGATTATGCACGACAACTTATAGAAGAAAAGATTGGA GGTCCAGTAAATCCATTGGGTCCACCTGTTCCACATGGACCCCATGGTGTTGTTCCTGGCCCACATGGACCTCCTGGGCCACCAGGTCCTGGTGCTCCCATGGGACCATATAACCCAGCTCCTTACAATCCAGGgcctccaggccctgcacctCA TGGTCCTCCAGCTCCATATGCTCCACAAGGATGGGGAAATGCTTACCCACACTGGCAGCCACCAAACCCACCAGATCCAG GTAAGCCAGGAACAGATCCCAATTCAGCAGCGTGGGCAGCTTATTATGCTCACTACTatcagcagcaagcacagccaCCACCTGCAGCCCCTCCTGGTGGACCAGCTACAACCCAAACTAATGGACAAG GAGATCAGCCAAATCCAGCACCAGCAGGGCAGGTTGACTATACCAAGGCCTGGGAAGAGTACTACAAAAAAATGG GTCAAGCAGTTCCTGCCCCTGCTGGGGCTCCGCCGGGTGGTCAGCCAGATTACAGTGCAGCATGGGCTGAGTACTACAGGCAACAGGCAGCATATTATGCCCAGACAAGTCCACAGGGAATGCCACAACATCCTCCAGCACCACAG TGCAGGTTTGATCCAGCCAGTATAGAACTAGCTCTATAG
- the FUBP1 gene encoding far upstream element-binding protein 1 isoform X2 encodes MADYSTVPPPASGAPGGGGGGGGGVNDAFKDALQRARQIAAKIGGDAGTSMNSNDYGYGGQKRPLEDGDGSWTSPSSTTHWEGMPSPFKDQPDAKKVAPQNDSFGNQLPPMHQQQRSVMTEEYKVPDGMVGFIIGRGGEQISRIQQESGCKIQIAPDSGGLPERSCMLTGTPESVQSAKRLLDQIVEKGRPAPGFHHSDGPGNAVQEIMIPASKAGLVIGKGGETIKQLQERAGVKMVMIQDGPQNTGADKPLRITGDPYKVQQAKEMVLELIRDQGGFREVRNEYGSRIGGNEGIDVPIPRFAVGIVIGRNGEMIKKIQNDAGVRIQFKPDDGTTPDRIAQITGPPDRCQHAAEIITDLLRSVQAGNPGGPGPGGRGRGRGQGNWNMGPPGGLQEFNFIVPTGKTGLIIGKGGETIKSISQQSGARIELQRNPPPNADPNMKMFTIRGTPQQIDYARQLIEEKIGGPVNPLGPPVPHGPHGVVPGPHGPPGPPGPGAPMGPYNPAPYNPGPPGPAPHGPPAPYAPQGWGNAYPHWQPPNPPDPGKPGTDPNSAAWAAYYAHYYQQQAQPPPAAPPGGPATTQTNGQGDQPNPAPAGQVDYTKAWEEYYKKMGQAVPAPAGAPPGGQPDYSAAWAEYYRQQAAYYAQTSPQGMPQHPPAPQCLPRPSTLGSAAKKQQC; translated from the exons AGGATGGAG ATGGCTCTTGGACAAGTCCGAGCAGTACAACACACTGGGAGGGAATGCCCTCTCCTTTTAAAG ATCAACCAGATGCTAAGAAAGTTGCTCCTCAGAATGACt CTTTTGGAAATCAGCTACCACCAATGCATCAACAACAAAG GTCTGTGATGACAGAAGAGTACAAAGTTCCAGATGGGATGGTTGGATTCA tAATTGGCAGAGGTGGAGAGCAGATCTCGCGCATACAGCAAGAGTCTGGCTGTAAAATACAGATTGCACCTG ATAGTGGAGGCCTGCCTGAAAGATCATGTATGCTAACTGGAACACCAGAGTCTGTTCA ATCGGCAAAAAGATTACTTGATCAGATAGTTGAAAAGGGAAGACCTGCACCTGGCTTTCATCATAGTGATGGACCTGGAAATGCAGTCCAAGAAATTATGATTCCAGCAAGTAAAGCAGGATTAGTTATTGGGAAAGGTGGAGAGACAATTAAACAATTACag GAGCGGGCGGGTGTCAAAATGGTCATGATTCAAGACGGTCCACAGAACACTGGTGCAGACAAGCCCCTTAGGATAACCGGAGACCCTTATAAAGTTCAA CAAGCCAAGGAAATGGTGCTGGAGTTAATTCGTGATCAAGGTGGCTTTAGAGAGGTGCGCAACGAATATGGGTCAAGAATAGGAGGAAATGAAGGGATAGAC gTTCCAATACCGCGGTTTGCTGTAGGTATTGTAATTGGAAGAAATGGAGAGATGataaaaaagatacagaatgATGCTGGTGTTAGGATCCAGTTCAAGCCAG atgATGGAACAACTCCAGATAGGATAGCCCAAATCACAGGGCCTCCTGACAGATGTCAGCATGCTGCAGAAATTATTACAGATCTCCTTCGAAGTGTTCAG gCTGGTAACCCTGGTGGCCCAGGACCTGGTGGTCGAGGAAGGGGTAGAGGCCAAGGCAACTGGAACATGGGTCCTCCTGGTGGATTACAGGAATTCAATTTTATTGTTCCCACTGGCAAAACTGGATTAATCATTGGCAAAG GTGGTGAAACTATTAAAAGTATAAGCCAGCAGTCTGGTGCTAGAATAGAACTTCAAAGAAATCCTCCACCTAATGCGGATCCAAACATGAAGATGTTTACTATCCGTGGAACACCACAGCAAATAGATTATGCACGACAACTTATAGAAGAAAAGATTGGA GGTCCAGTAAATCCATTGGGTCCACCTGTTCCACATGGACCCCATGGTGTTGTTCCTGGCCCACATGGACCTCCTGGGCCACCAGGTCCTGGTGCTCCCATGGGACCATATAACCCAGCTCCTTACAATCCAGGgcctccaggccctgcacctCA TGGTCCTCCAGCTCCATATGCTCCACAAGGATGGGGAAATGCTTACCCACACTGGCAGCCACCAAACCCACCAGATCCAG GTAAGCCAGGAACAGATCCCAATTCAGCAGCGTGGGCAGCTTATTATGCTCACTACTatcagcagcaagcacagccaCCACCTGCAGCCCCTCCTGGTGGACCAGCTACAACCCAAACTAATGGACAAG GAGATCAGCCAAATCCAGCACCAGCAGGGCAGGTTGACTATACCAAGGCCTGGGAAGAGTACTACAAAAAAATGG GTCAAGCAGTTCCTGCCCCTGCTGGGGCTCCGCCGGGTGGTCAGCCAGATTACAGTGCAGCATGGGCTGAGTACTACAGGCAACAGGCAGCATATTATGCCCAGACAAGTCCACAGGGAATGCCACAACATCCTCCAGCACCACAG TGCCTTCCCAGACCTTCCACCTTAGGTTCTGCTGCAAAAAAGCAACAG TGCTGA
- the FUBP1 gene encoding far upstream element-binding protein 1 isoform X7, whose amino-acid sequence MADYSTVPPPASGAPGGGGGGGGGVNDAFKDALQRARQIAAKIGGDAGTSMNSNDYGYGGQKRPLEDGDGSWTSPSSTTHWEGMPSPFKDQPDAKKVAPQNDSFGNQLPPMHQQQRSVMTEEYKVPDGMVGFIIGRGGEQISRIQQESGCKIQIAPDSGGLPERSCMLTGTPESVQSAKRLLDQIVEKGRPAPGFHHSDGPGNAVQEIMIPASKAGLVIGKGGETIKQLQERAGVKMVMIQDGPQNTGADKPLRITGDPYKVQQAKEMVLELIRDQGGFREVRNEYGSRIGGNEGIDVPIPRFAVGIVIGRNGEMIKKIQNDAGVRIQFKPDDGTTPDRIAQITGPPDRCQHAAEIITDLLRSVQAGNPGGPGPGGRGRGRGQGNWNMGPPGGLQEFNFIVPTGKTGLIIGKGGETIKSISQQSGARIELQRNPPPNADPNMKMFTIRGTPQQIDYARQLIEEKIGGPVNPLGPPVPHGPHGVVPGPHGPPGPPGPGAPMGPYNPAPYNPGPPGPAPHGPPAPYAPQGWGNAYPHWQPPNPPDPGKPGTDPNSAAWAAYYAHYYQQQAQPPPAAPPGGPATTQTNGQGDQPNPAPAGQVDYTKAWEEYYKKMGQAVPAPAGAPPGGQPDYSAAWAEYYRQQAAYYAQTSPQGMPQHPPAPQV is encoded by the exons AGGATGGAG ATGGCTCTTGGACAAGTCCGAGCAGTACAACACACTGGGAGGGAATGCCCTCTCCTTTTAAAG ATCAACCAGATGCTAAGAAAGTTGCTCCTCAGAATGACt CTTTTGGAAATCAGCTACCACCAATGCATCAACAACAAAG GTCTGTGATGACAGAAGAGTACAAAGTTCCAGATGGGATGGTTGGATTCA tAATTGGCAGAGGTGGAGAGCAGATCTCGCGCATACAGCAAGAGTCTGGCTGTAAAATACAGATTGCACCTG ATAGTGGAGGCCTGCCTGAAAGATCATGTATGCTAACTGGAACACCAGAGTCTGTTCA ATCGGCAAAAAGATTACTTGATCAGATAGTTGAAAAGGGAAGACCTGCACCTGGCTTTCATCATAGTGATGGACCTGGAAATGCAGTCCAAGAAATTATGATTCCAGCAAGTAAAGCAGGATTAGTTATTGGGAAAGGTGGAGAGACAATTAAACAATTACag GAGCGGGCGGGTGTCAAAATGGTCATGATTCAAGACGGTCCACAGAACACTGGTGCAGACAAGCCCCTTAGGATAACCGGAGACCCTTATAAAGTTCAA CAAGCCAAGGAAATGGTGCTGGAGTTAATTCGTGATCAAGGTGGCTTTAGAGAGGTGCGCAACGAATATGGGTCAAGAATAGGAGGAAATGAAGGGATAGAC gTTCCAATACCGCGGTTTGCTGTAGGTATTGTAATTGGAAGAAATGGAGAGATGataaaaaagatacagaatgATGCTGGTGTTAGGATCCAGTTCAAGCCAG atgATGGAACAACTCCAGATAGGATAGCCCAAATCACAGGGCCTCCTGACAGATGTCAGCATGCTGCAGAAATTATTACAGATCTCCTTCGAAGTGTTCAG gCTGGTAACCCTGGTGGCCCAGGACCTGGTGGTCGAGGAAGGGGTAGAGGCCAAGGCAACTGGAACATGGGTCCTCCTGGTGGATTACAGGAATTCAATTTTATTGTTCCCACTGGCAAAACTGGATTAATCATTGGCAAAG GTGGTGAAACTATTAAAAGTATAAGCCAGCAGTCTGGTGCTAGAATAGAACTTCAAAGAAATCCTCCACCTAATGCGGATCCAAACATGAAGATGTTTACTATCCGTGGAACACCACAGCAAATAGATTATGCACGACAACTTATAGAAGAAAAGATTGGA GGTCCAGTAAATCCATTGGGTCCACCTGTTCCACATGGACCCCATGGTGTTGTTCCTGGCCCACATGGACCTCCTGGGCCACCAGGTCCTGGTGCTCCCATGGGACCATATAACCCAGCTCCTTACAATCCAGGgcctccaggccctgcacctCA TGGTCCTCCAGCTCCATATGCTCCACAAGGATGGGGAAATGCTTACCCACACTGGCAGCCACCAAACCCACCAGATCCAG GTAAGCCAGGAACAGATCCCAATTCAGCAGCGTGGGCAGCTTATTATGCTCACTACTatcagcagcaagcacagccaCCACCTGCAGCCCCTCCTGGTGGACCAGCTACAACCCAAACTAATGGACAAG GAGATCAGCCAAATCCAGCACCAGCAGGGCAGGTTGACTATACCAAGGCCTGGGAAGAGTACTACAAAAAAATGG GTCAAGCAGTTCCTGCCCCTGCTGGGGCTCCGCCGGGTGGTCAGCCAGATTACAGTGCAGCATGGGCTGAGTACTACAGGCAACAGGCAGCATATTATGCCCAGACAAGTCCACAGGGAATGCCACAACATCCTCCAGCACCACAG GTTTGA